The genomic window AACCAAATTACAAAATAGCCAAGCAGAATAACCAAAGAACATAGTTGGAACCCATTGGAAGAATACCAATATGAAAAAGAACATACCAATTCCTTCCGCTTCATAATGAAAGGCCGAAATAAAAGCGAATAAAAACAAAACACCTATAAACAAACAACCTAGTGGGTATAAAAACCAATTTCCTTGGAAATCAAAACCTCGAAAGGATTTGAATTTTTGAAATAAGGATGGTTCTTCTGGAGTGACTCCAACTGTTGCGGTTTGTAAGAACTGTTCCAATCCCAATCGTATCCCTGTTGGGTAATCTCCTTTTCTGAAATGAGGGATCATCGTATCATAGATGATTCGTTTGCAATATACATCAGTGAGAACACCTTCTAAACCATAACCAACTTCAATCCGTACTTTTCTGTCATCAGTCGCAAGTAAAACTAGGACTCCATTATCCAAACCTTCCCCACCAAGTTTCCAGTTTTCCGCCACTTTTAAGCTATACTCTTCTAAGATCTCACCTTCGAGAGAATGTACGACAAGGATCGCCACTTGGTTTGAAGTTTGTTTTTCGTGTTCGGCAAGGATTATTTCCCACTCCAAAGCCACATCTTTAGGGATTGTTCCTTCTTCAAAAGTAACTCTCGATTCTAATTTAGGAATCTCTTTTGCGAGTAATCTGGAATGATAAGGAAGGAGATACAAAGATCCGAGTACGATCCAGACGGATATAAATCTGATTTTCATTGGCATAAGGTTAGTTGACAAATTCAAAAAAATCAAAGAGATTTTTTCGCACGTGGAAACAACATTTTTACAAAACTCAATTCTCATCCAAGGGGCAAATGTACATCCTTACGTACTATTATTGGGAGCGATTGTTTGGGGGATTCTCTCTCTACTCGGGATCCTTTTTTGGAAACACCCCATGATCGGTAAAAAAGGGATTCTCTTTTCCCTTCTCACGTTTACCCCACTCAGTTTGGTTTGTGTGAAATCGTATCAGGAAACCAATTCGTTTTCCTACCATGTACAAGTGGACGGAGAATCGAAACAGGTTCGGTTTGGAGATACTCAAGGAATGAATGATTTGGAAATTCCTTTTTCCGATTGGGTTTCATACCAAATCCATTCTGATGCAGAATCCAAAAAAGATGGTTGGAAATACACGGATACTATTTATCTCAAACATAGGTTAGGTTTACTGATTCCGGTTTCGACCATTACAGTTAGAAAATACACGGACAAATCAAAAGAGTTTAGCCGTTACCTAGATTTAAACCGGGAACTAAAAAAATTCTTCCGATTTATACCACTCCCCATTGAAGATGAGTTAGGTGACTCATTTTCTGGGCTACCCATCCCCTTAGATCCACCAAAGGCATTGGATTCGAATACATCACCTAACTTAGAATTTCTCCGTCCAAATTCGCTTTTCCCAATCCAATGGGAACATTCCATTTCGAATGCGAATTGGTTTTTTTCGTTTTGTTTACTTGCCGTTGGACATTT from Leptospira paudalimensis includes these protein-coding regions:
- a CDS encoding TPM domain-containing protein, whose amino-acid sequence is MPMKIRFISVWIVLGSLYLLPYHSRLLAKEIPKLESRVTFEEGTIPKDVALEWEIILAEHEKQTSNQVAILVVHSLEGEILEEYSLKVAENWKLGGEGLDNGVLVLLATDDRKVRIEVGYGLEGVLTDVYCKRIIYDTMIPHFRKGDYPTGIRLGLEQFLQTATVGVTPEEPSLFQKFKSFRGFDFQGNWFLYPLGCLFIGVLFLFAFISAFHYEAEGIGMFFFILVFFQWVPTMFFGYSAWLFCNLVYGFGFVFVRLTRDKVKWVKHIASKVTDNVFFSSGGFSGSSGSGSSGGSGGGFSGGGGSFGGGGSSGSW